GAGATTTGATGCAACACTCCCATTCCAGTACGGCCCAGCCATCATAGCCATATTGACTCAACTTGCTAAAGATGCCCTTGAAGTCAACCTGACCGTCTCCCAAAGAGCGAAAACGTCCCGGTCTATCGATCCAATCCTGATAACCGCCATAGACACCGGATTTCCCATTTGGATTGAACTCTGCGTCCTTGACATGAAACATACGGATGAATTCGTGATAAAAGTCGATGTACTGGAGATAATCCAATTGCTGTAGCACAAAGTGACTCGGATCATAAAGAATCTTAGCGGAACTGTGATTTCCCGTTGCTTCTAAAAAACGTTCAAAAGTGACTCCATCATGCAAATCCTCACCGGGATGGATTTCATAACATACTTCCACACCTGCATCTTTCGCGTGATCCAAAATCGGCAACCAACGATCAGCTAATTCTCTAAAACCTGCCTCTACCAATCCCGATGGACGCTGCGGCCATGGATAGACCGTATGGAATAGCAAGGAACCAGAAAAAGTCCCCATCACATCGATCCCCATGTTTTTGCTGGCTGTGGCTGTGGCTTTCATCTGATCGATGGCCCATTCGGTTCGGGCTTTTGGATTGCCATGCACTTCCTTAGGAGCAAAACCATCAAACATGCTATCATAAGCCGGATGTACTGCCACCAGCTGACCTTGTAGGTGGGTAGAAAATTCGGATATTTCTATCCCATGCTTGGCCGCTGTTCCCTTGAGCTCATCACAATAATCCTTGCTTTCTGCGGCTTTTTTGATATCGACCAATCGGCCATCCCAGGCAGGGATTTGCACCGCTTTGTAGCCCTTTTCGGCAGCCCATCGGCACATATTATCCAGATTGTTGTAAGGCGCTTCGTCTCCTGCGAATTGCGCCAGAAATATGGCAGGTCCTTTTATTGTCTTCATAATTTATCGGAAGGTTATTTGTTAAAAAAATAATCCCCCTTTGAAGAGGGGGGATGTTTTCCATCCATTTAATAGGGTTAACTCAATTTCAAATCCAACCAAACATTCCCCTTTTCGGTTGACTCTACCATGGCATCTATGAGAGCCATACCTCTCACCCCATCTTCTATCCCAGGAAAATCATGGATATGCATATCTGATTTGCCACCCTCTGCATGTGCACGAACAGCGAAAGAAAAATTCCTGTAAATATTTGCGAAAGCCTCCAGGTATCCCTCTGGATGTCCAGCTGGTACTCGACAGTTGGCCAATGCAAGGTCGCTTAAATAAGCATTATTGCCTCCGGCACGCAACTGTTGAGTGGGCTGACCGTGCATGGTCACATAGAGAGAATTATTATCCTCCTGACACCATTCGATTCCACCTTTTTCTCCATAGACGCGTACTTTCAGGGCATTTTCCTCTCCCGTAGAAATCTGTGAAGCGGAAAGCAAACCATGAGCTCCATTGTCGAATTGAAGCAGAACGTCTGCATCATCGTCCAACAAGCGCCCCTCTACCACCGTACTCAAACGAGACAGCACTTTAGTGATCTTCAATCCACTCACATACTCAGCCAGGTTCGCTGCATGTGTCCCGATATCTCCGAAACAGCCACTCTTACCACTTCGTTTGGGGTCGGTGCGCCATGCCGCTTGTTTCGCTCCAGAATCTTCCAGTTTTTCGGCTAGCCAGCCTTGGGGATATTCTACATTCACCTTTCTAATCTTTCCTAGCTCACCTGAAGCGACCATTGCTCTGGCTTGCTTGACCATTGGGTAACCGGTATAGGTATGCGTTAAGGCAAATGGCAATCCTGTCGATTGAATGGTCTCTTTCAGTTTTAAAGCTTCATCGAAGGTGAAACACAGCGGTTTGTCGAGAATCACCGGGAATCCCTTTTCCAGCGCCAGCTGTGTCGGCTCGAAATGCACGTGATTAGGCGTCACGATGGAAACGATATCCATGCGCTCACCTTCAGGCAGTGTCGCCTCAGTTTCGATCATTTCTTTGTAACTGCCGTAGCATCTTTCGTCCGGAAGGAATAGTTCGGCACCTGAAGCCTTAGACACTTCTGGTTTACTGCTAAATGCCCCACATACTAATTCGATTTGTCCATCCAGATTAGCAGCCAGACGGTGAACTGCGCCGATGAAGGACCCCTGGCCGCCACCGACCATGCCCATGCGTATTTTTCTGTCTTTCATATATTTTTTTAGGTCTATAGAAAAGAGGTTGTCTCAAAATGTTCAATTAATAGAATTTGTCGCATTGAGCTTAGTCTAAATGTACCTTTGGAAGGTGCGTTTATGTTTCGACTGAGCTCAACATGACAAAGAAAGGCTTTTGAGACAACCTCATAAAATCAAATCTTCCTCAAGGTAATCAACCTCACCCCTTTGCGCAAAGGGTATATCTGCTCAAATCAACAGGGTATTTGTTCGGTAGGTGTTTTTATCTTATTGTAACCAAATGTAGACGAGGTTTAAAACCTCTTTGACGTTCGTCAGGTCACACCCTCAACTTAAACCCCACGCCATGGACATTCTCGATCTGGATTGCCGGGTCTGGGCTTAAATACTTTCTTATTTTGGAAATGAAGACATCCAAGCTTCGGCCCTTGAAGTAATCGTCCTCTCCCCATAATGCCAAGAGTACTTCCTCTCGCTTGACCACCGAATTGGCTCGACGATATAGGAAATAGAGAATCTCGGCCTCCCTGCGAGTTAGTTTGATCTCTCCCTCTTCATGAATCAATTTGAAAACCTCAGGATCAAATCGAAATTTTCCCAAAGCAATCAAATGATCTTCAGCTTCCAAAATCTTGCTGCGCTTGACAAACACCTCTACCCGATACAACAATTCCTTGACAGAAAAAGGTTTGGTGATATAATCGTCTGCTCCGATCTCAAATCCAGCAAACTTATCTTCCTGCATGGATTTGGCAGTAAGAAAAATAATCGGGATGATCTTATCACCTTCTCTTATTTTGGATGCTAGCGTTAGTCCGTCCAATTTGGGAAGCATGATATCGAGTAGGCAGAGATCCGGCATTAGAGATGCGTATGTCGACCATGCCTGCTGTCCATCTTGATACCAATGAACTTCATAGCCCTTCATCTCCAGGTTGTCTTTGATCACAAACCCCAGATTCTGATCATCCTCTACCAGTAATATTTTCTTCTTCGGCTTCATTTGATTGGTAAAGATAAAGTGACTGTGGTTCCTTTTCCGAGTTGACTCTTAGCAGTAATCTTACCTCCATGCGCCTCCATTACCATTTTACAGTAGTAAAGTCCCAGCCCAAATCCTTTCACATCATGTACATTGCCTGTGGGCACCCGGTAAAATTTTTGAAAAATCATTTTCAGCTGATCGCTTGATATCCCTTTTCCCTGATCCTCAAATTCTAGAATCAATTCTTCCTTCCTTTGAAAACCTCGAACCAGCACAAATGGATGCTCTCCGCTATATTTTATCGCATTGTCCAGCAAATTGCTCAGCACATTACTTAAGTGCAGAGCGTCTCCATGCACCAGAGGCAAATCACCTTCAAAATCCAATCGAAGTTCTGCACTCGGGTTCGCTACTTCATAGCGCTGCTTCAGTTCCTGCATCAAATCAGACAAATCCACTGATTCCTTTTTCAATTCAATCTGCTCTTTGGATACATTGGCCATTTGTAACACGCGATCCACTTGACCCTGCAGTCGAAAAGTCTCCCGCTCCACAATCTCAGCATAGGTACTCAGGCGATCTGGCTGGCTCAGTATCTCTGGTGATTTGAGCACCTCCGCAGATACAGCTAAAGTAGAAAGCGGGGTTCTAAACTCATGCGTCATGTTATTGATAAAATCCTTTTGCACCTCTGACAAGCGCTTTTGGCGTGAGATCAGAAACAAACTAAAGCCAAAAAATAGCACAACGACTAGTAGCGTCACCGATGAGTAAATCCAAATCCCCATTTGACTCACCAGGCCTGTCGTCTTGTTCGGAAAATAAACGCCAAAATAATATTCGTCCTTATTCAACTCAGGAAAGGAGCCCATGCCCGGCTTTTCACTTTCTGAATCGCCAAGCTCCAGATACTCGCCATATACCATCTGAGAATTGCTGCAGTCAAAAATCCCATATTCAAAACCTTCGGTAATCGAGCGTTGCTCAAATTCACGTAAGAGCAAGCCTTCAAGCGTTGCAGGAGAGATTTTGTTATTGATATTGACCACAAAGTAATTGGAAGAAATCTGTTCAATGGCTTCCGTACGGGCTACCTCAGCATTCAGATCACTCAATGCCTCATTCACATTCAGTAGTGCACTTTTCACATTGCGGTCGAACTGCTGATTGCGGATATCAAAGGCACGCTTCATCCAAAACAATTGAATCAACAAAATCCCAGCAATGGATACCACAGCTAGTATGATTAATATACGGAAGGCAGTCCTGCTCATTCTACTAAAAAAGCACTTTAGAGCTAAAGCTAGCTCAATTTTTCTGCTTTTAACATTTCATTAACAAGTGATAGGAATTCATTAACAGCATTTGGAAAAACAGATCCCAATCTTTGAATCATGTTTAACCAAAAAACAAATACTATGAAAAATGTAATGATTGCCTTAGGCCTTATCGTCGCACTCAGTGCTTTCCATTTTGCCAGCAACAATTTTGTCTGGAGCAAAACCATCCATGATTTTGGTGAGCTCAAACTGAATGAACCTGCCACTGCAGAATTTGAGTTTGAAAACAGCAGTGAGTTCCCTATCATCATCGTTTCAGCCAAAGGATCATGCGGATGTACGATAGCAGACTACACCAAAGGAGAAATCCAACCGGGAGAGAAGGGTTCTGTCAGCGCCACCTACAATGCAGCCAAACTCGGAAGCTTCCAAAAAAGCGTTACCGTACAGCCTAGCATCGGCGAACCCATCAAACTGCTGATCAAAGGAGAAGTGGTGGAGTAAATTTTATTTTCACGTCGGAGAGGTTCTTCAACCTCTTTGACGTTTTGATTCACTTCCCTCCTCACATATTCGTTTTAAGCTGAGAAAATATCTGTCCGTATTGCGGATTATTTGGCGCCATTTCCATCAGTTTTTCACAACTCTTCATGGCCTCCCTGATACTTCCTGATTCCATCTGAGCAAGCATTTTGACGTAGAGCATCTCCTCTCCCATACCAAAATACAACTCTGACTCCTGAGCCACTTTTACCGCTTCGGCAAATTGCTTTTGCTGATACAGCATCGTTGCATAATTGTAAAATGCCCGTGGATTCCTGGGTTCCTTTTGTGTGGCTAACTTCAGGTACTTCATCGCATTCGCTAAATCCCCCTGTTCATTGTAAAGCAGCCCTAGCATGTAATAGGAATAACTGTATTCTGGCTCTTGACTCGTCACTGTTTGGTACAACCCTACCGCCTCTTCTACCCTGCCCTGATTGTATAGCAGTAAAGCCAGGTTCATTCTTGCTTGATTGTAAAAATTATCAATCTTAATGGCTTTTCTGTAAGCATCAATAGCCGCCTCTGGCTGCCCGATGGTTTCATAATACACACCTAGGCCATGTTGCCCTGAAGCAAAATCTGCCTGCATCTCCAGTGCCTGCAAATTTTCCTCTATAGCATCCCGATAGCTCGGTTGAGTGCTTGCTTGCGGATCCAGACGAAGCATGTAGTTGGCCGCACTGATCCGCACCAATCGAATCGAGTCATTAATCAAAGGCTGCACATATGACATGGCATTGATATCAGGCCGATTGGATAGCGCCTGTACGACTTCCCTTCGTACCAGAGCCGAGCTATCTCTCAAAAAGCCCGTGATTTTCTGTAGTTCCTGCTGGCTAGCTGCTGGGCCGAGATAATTGACAGCCGTCGCTCGTGCCACATCCGGATAAGCATCATTCTCGATTAAAGCCAACAAGGCCTGATTGTCTCCATGATACCCAGGCAACAGCTCATCCGAAAAATGCTCGGGTCGATTCGGACCAAATTTCTCCACAATGATATCGCTGGCCCATTTGGCAGACTTATCAGCATGGCATCCATTGCAGGCATTCGGCGTGCCATACTTTACGCTTTGATCTGGTCTCGGGACACGAAAACTGTGGTCTCTTCTAAAGTCATTTCCCATGTAGGTTCTACCCGTCATGTGGCAATTGATGCACTGGCCAGCTGGAGAATTGGACTCATGAAAGTGATGTGCTGGACTATCATATTTCGGCTCGTGACACTGCATGCACAGCGCATTGCCTTGCTTCTTCAATTTCAACGAATGCACATCATGACAATCTCGACAGGACACACCATTTTGATACATTTTACTCTGGATAAAAGAATTGTAGACATAGTCCTCGTCCATGATTTGCCCATCCAACTCATAGATATCGCTGGTCAATAAGGCGGGCTGATAGTGATCCAGAAAATTCCCCGTGTAGTCAAAATACTCTGTGATTTGGCCTCTTCTGGAATGGCACCTGGCGCACTTGTCTACCAGCTCTTCGCTTTCCATCCCCGTCTTCATATCAAAGGGTGGGTTTTCCCCCTTCTTTTCATTCTGGTAGTAATCGACATGTTTTGATCCTGGCCCGTGACAACTCTCACAAGCTACATTGATCTCATCGAATGTGGTATGATAACTATCGGTAGAGGCATTGTAATTTTTGTGGACATTGGTGCTGTGGCAATCGGCACACATGGTGTTCCACCGTGCGGCACCTCTTGTCCAGTGCAACCATTCGGTCGTATCTATTTCGAAGCGCGCCTGCACATCAAACCATTGGTTTTTCTGATCATCCCAGGCTGCTTGCAGGGTTTGATAGGCGCCATTAGGAAATGGAACCAGATACTGCTGCAAGGGAGTTGTCCCGAAAGTGTATTCTATTTTAAAATCCTTGTATTGACCGTCCCCATCCTGGGTATTGACCATATAATTTCCATCCTCCATGAAAAAGTGGTACTTCACTCCGTTGGAGGCAAAAGAGACCCCACTAAAGTCTCCCTTCACTGAAGTAGAATCTGCCACTTTCATCGCATCATCATGGTGCGAGCCCTTCCAGTTTTCATACTCTGCCTCATGACATGACTTGCAGGTCTCAGCACCAACAAAATCAGCATCTTGCAATGAAACAGTGGGGGTGGGAGCATTAGATTCGTATTCCAACTCCTTTTTGGTACAGGAGAGCAAGGCCAAAAAGCCCAAGAGCAAAAAGACAGAATTCAACTTCATATGTACGCAATATCCCTTTTTTCAATAAAAAAGGGAGCTAAAAAGCTCCCAATATTTTAGACATCTGTCTCTTTATGTTTGTGCCCACAATGGGAGCAGAGATAGTATTTCGTTTTCAGCAATGTTTCTTCGCTGATTTCCTCTTTGATCAATTTCATAGTCCTAAACTGGCAATTGTCACAGATCAAATTAGGCGATCCTTTGTAGGTCTCAATGATCGTGTCTCCAGTAGCATCCTCCAGCCAAACATCAAAGTCGTAGGACAAATCCTTCTCTTGTTGAATCATATCTTCAGTTAGATATTCATCCTCCTCCTCTTCATTCAATAGTCGCATGGGACGACCCGTTTTAGGATTTTTTCTTTCTCTAAACCTGATGTCAGCAAGGCGTTTCTCTAAGATGAAAGGATAGTAAGTCTTCAGATAAGCATTGAAAGCAAAGGCGATGGTAATGATGATACCTATTGGCAAACCGGCCTTCAGAGCAAAAACAAAAGTATGCCCGAAATCTCTTTCATTGAGAATAAACACATTGAGCATCAAACCAATGGCCACAGAAACCATCACAGCTGATGCCATCATCACACGGGTCTCATTGTTCAACACAAAACTGTATCTACCCGATCGATTGCCCATCACAGTCACAAGGATCATATAGACTATAAAATTGACACAAGCCATCAGTACCAATACCAGCGAGGATACCTGCGCGATGTAGGACCAGACTTCCAGATAATTAGTAGGTTCGGAATTCATATAATAAGCGTAAATCTAGTTTCATTAAAAATAACGATTTATCGAAAGATATTAGTACCTATAGGTGCTTTATACCCCTACCTTTTTTAGGGCCTCTTCGATATAATCAAATGTGGAAAGCACATCTGCCTTGCCATCTACCACCGCCACATCATGCTCAAAATGGGCAGAAGGTTTCTTATCTCCTGTGATGATCGTCCAACCATCAGAAAGTTGTCTCACGTCTTTGGTACCCAGATTGATCATTGGCTCAATGGCTATTACTAATCCATCCTTGATCAGTGGCCCACGGCCTCTTTTACCAAAGTTCGGTACCTCAGGACTTTCGTGCATTTTCTTCCCTAATCCATGACCGACCAGCTCTCTTACCACCCCATAGCCATGCTTCTCGGCATGTTGCTGGATGGCAAAACTGACATCACCAATTCGATTTCCTTTCTTCACCTGAGCAATCCCCAGGTCCAGACATTCTTTGGTCACTTTTAGCAATTGCTTCACCTCTGGAGCCACCTCTCCCACTTCGAAGGTATAGGCATGATCACCATAAAAGCCATTTTTCAAAGCTCCACAGTCTATGCTGATCACATCACCTTCCTGCAGAGGTTTGTCACCAGGGATACCATGTACTACCTGCTCGTTGAGCGACATGCATAGGGTATTAGGAAAATCATAGAGACCCAAAAAGCCTGGAACTGCACCATGATCACGAATACAAGTCTCGGCTATCGCGTCCAGTTGTAGAGGAGTAACTCCCGGTTTTACCTCTGCGGCCAATACCCCCAGTGTCTTAGAGACGATCTGGGCACTCTCTCTCATCAGTTCAATTTCTTCTTTTGACTTGTAATGGATCATAATTGCTCAATTTATTGGGCTGCAAAACTATAGTAATTTGAGCGCATGCTAAAACAAAAAACCCTGTTCGAGGTTGGTTATTAAACCAAGAACAGGGTTTCACTCAATACTTGATAGAAGTTGTAATTAAATAACTCCTTCTAAAACTTCTTTAATCGGCACTCTTTTTCCGTCTTTGTATGCTACAATGAAAGCGTCAGAAACACCGATCTCTCTCAAATATTTTTTGAAAGTATCTGCTTCCCAATAATCCTGGAATGCACCTACTGTATATCTCATGATGTCATCGTCATCATCCACCTCAAAAGCTGGATTGTTCTGAGCGAACTTAGAAAGATCTTTCTTAGCGAAAGCTCCGATCTGTACTTTGAACAAAACTCCTTTGGCAGGAACTCCAATGCCACGAGTGGCTACTTGTTGTTCTCCTCCATCTGATTTTGCGTTCTTTTTAGCTTCTGCCAAATCTTTTCTCAAAGCAGAAACCTGATCTTGGTAGTCTGCGATTTGATCATCCTTAGCTGCTAATTTTTCGTCTACTCCAGACACTTCTTTCTTCAAGCTGCTGAGTTGACCTTTCAATGATTTGTTTTCTTCAAGCAGTGCTTTGTATTGCTCTGGAGACAAAGCTTTAATTCTTTTTTTCCATTCTTTGGTCTCTTTTTTGGACATCTGAGCAGAAGCCTCAAATGAAACGCCAAGAGCAATTAATACTGCGAAAGCTGCAAGTATATTTTTCATAATTTTATGATTTAATCCAATTTATAATGACTAATGTACAAAAATAATGATCTAATTAAAGTTTTCATTATAGTTTTTTACGCTATCTGCACTAAAATCAGCCTTTTAAGCTGCCAACCATGTCCGCTGGCACCACCCATTCGTCAAATTGTTCATTAGTTACGAGCTCCAGAGCCAAAGCCGCTTCTCTGAGCGTAGTGCCCTCTTTGTGCGCCTTTTTGGCAATTTTTGCGGCGTTTTCATAGCCAATATGTGTGTTCAATGCAGTCACCAACATCAAGGACTTCTCTAGCTTCTCCTCTATCACCGGGTGATTGGGCTCGATACCCACAGCACAGTTGTCATTGAAAGATTCACAAGCATCACCTATCAACCTCGCAGAGTTAAGTAGGTTATACACCATCATAGGCTTAAACACATTCAGCTCAAAGTGACCAGTCATACCCCCAGCCGAAACAGCCACATCGTTACCCAATACCTGCGCGCAGACCATAGTCAAAGCCTCACATTGTGTAGGGTTTACTTTTCCTGGCATGATAGAAGATCCTGGTTCGTTTTCTGGTATTACGATTTCACCAATTCCACTTCTAGGACCTGAAGAAAGCATACGGATATCGTTACCAATTTTCATCAGGCTCACTGCCAATTGCTTCAATGCACCATGTGATTCCACAATTGCATCGTGGGCAGCCAGCGCTTCGAATTTGTTTTGAGCAGTAACCAAGGGAAGACCTGCATGGCCCGCTATTTTCTCAGCTACCAATTCTGCATATCCTTGAGGCGTATTCAGTCCGGTACCCACCGCTGTTCCACCCAATGCCAGTTCAGACAAGTGAGGCAAAGTGTTTTTCAAAGCTTTGATACCAAAATCCAATTGAGCCACATAACCCGAAAACTCGTGTCCTAAAGTAAGTGGTGTCGCATCCATGAAGTGTGTACGACCAATCTTAACTACATCTTTGAAAGCTTCTGCTTTTTCATTTAAAGTATCACGTAGTTTTTGCACCTTAGGCAAGGTCGTCTCTACAATCATTTTGTAGCCAGCGATGTGCATGGCCGTTGGGAAAGTATCATTCGATGACTGTGATTTGTTCACATCATCATTAGGATGGATAAATTTCTTATCATCGGTCAAAGAACCTCCTTTGATCACATGCGCTCGGTTGGCAATCACCTCGTTAGAGTTCATGTTGGATTGGGTACCCGATCCAGTCTGCCAAACTACCAATGGAAACTGATCGTCGAGTTTACCCTCCAGGATTTCGTCACAAACCTGACCAATCAAATCAGATTTTTCTTTGTCCAAAACACCCAGCTGGCAATTGGTTTCAGCAGCAGATTTTTTCAGAATAGCAAAAGCCTTGATGATCTCAATTGGCATCTTCATGCTATCGCCTCCAATCTTAAAATTCATTTTTGATCTCTGAGTCTGTGCACCCCAGTATTTATCCGCAGGGACTTGAACTTCCCCCATTGTGTCTTTTTCTATTCTGTATTCCATTTTGCAAGGATATTTTTGTGAATTAATTGGGACCCATAAATTGGCCTATGGATCGATCAGGCCGTAAATATAGTATCGTTAGAGGGAATAATACAGTGTTCTTTATCATGTTTTGGAGATGATATAATGCCAAAGCACCACTCCGATTGTTACCGATATATTGAGGGAGTGTTTGGTACCATATTGGGGGATTTCCAGACAGCCATCACAGGCATCTACCACATCCTGCTCCACCCCAAAAACCTCATTACCAAAAACAAAGGCGTACTTCCCTTCAGTCGCTGGAGTAAACTCATCCAGCATAGTAGCTCCCTCCGCTTGCTCAACAGCCCATACTGTCCATTGCTCCTCTTGCAATTGCTTTACGGCTGTTTTAGTATCCTTCACATGCTCCCACTCTACAGAATCCGTTGCGCCGAGTGCAGTTTTATGAATGTCTCGATGAGGGGGCTGGCCAGTGATACCGCACAGATAGATCTTTTTGACATTAAAAGCATCGGAGGTTCTAAAAGCAGAACCCACATTGTTCAAACTACGGATGCTATCCAAAATCAATATCACATCATGCTTAGGCTGGGCTTTGAACTCGTCAATTGTCGGTCGATTTAACTCTTCGTTTTTTAGTTTTCGCATGATCTTCTGATTTAGCCGCAAAGAAAGCAGTGATTCTGGTCTTTCGAAAACTATGGTAAGAAAATGAAGAAAGAGAATGGAAGGCTTTACTCTTTAGGAGCGCCAATAGGCACAGTCACATATAGATACATGGCATTCAGATACTGTCCTTCCCCCGTATTGTTTTTTCGAATATCGACAAAGCTTTGATAAAAATTCAGCCCCAGATCAACCCCGTTTTTCTCTCGAAAGGAATAACCCAAGCCAAACAAAAATCCAGCATCCACTCTTTTGTAG
This is a stretch of genomic DNA from Reichenbachiella ulvae. It encodes these proteins:
- a CDS encoding sugar phosphate isomerase/epimerase family protein, which translates into the protein MKTIKGPAIFLAQFAGDEAPYNNLDNMCRWAAEKGYKAVQIPAWDGRLVDIKKAAESKDYCDELKGTAAKHGIEISEFSTHLQGQLVAVHPAYDSMFDGFAPKEVHGNPKARTEWAIDQMKATATASKNMGIDVMGTFSGSLLFHTVYPWPQRPSGLVEAGFRELADRWLPILDHAKDAGVEVCYEIHPGEDLHDGVTFERFLEATGNHSSAKILYDPSHFVLQQLDYLQYIDFYHEFIRMFHVKDAEFNPNGKSGVYGGYQDWIDRPGRFRSLGDGQVDFKGIFSKLSQYGYDGWAVLEWECCIKSPEQGAAEGAPFISNHIIEVTEKTFDDFAGSETNEEELRKILGLDR
- a CDS encoding Gfo/Idh/MocA family protein, encoding MKDRKIRMGMVGGGQGSFIGAVHRLAANLDGQIELVCGAFSSKPEVSKASGAELFLPDERCYGSYKEMIETEATLPEGERMDIVSIVTPNHVHFEPTQLALEKGFPVILDKPLCFTFDEALKLKETIQSTGLPFALTHTYTGYPMVKQARAMVASGELGKIRKVNVEYPQGWLAEKLEDSGAKQAAWRTDPKRSGKSGCFGDIGTHAANLAEYVSGLKITKVLSRLSTVVEGRLLDDDADVLLQFDNGAHGLLSASQISTGEENALKVRVYGEKGGIEWCQEDNNSLYVTMHGQPTQQLRAGGNNAYLSDLALANCRVPAGHPEGYLEAFANIYRNFSFAVRAHAEGGKSDMHIHDFPGIEDGVRGMALIDAMVESTEKGNVWLDLKLS
- a CDS encoding response regulator transcription factor, whose protein sequence is MKPKKKILLVEDDQNLGFVIKDNLEMKGYEVHWYQDGQQAWSTYASLMPDLCLLDIMLPKLDGLTLASKIREGDKIIPIIFLTAKSMQEDKFAGFEIGADDYITKPFSVKELLYRVEVFVKRSKILEAEDHLIALGKFRFDPEVFKLIHEEGEIKLTRREAEILYFLYRRANSVVKREEVLLALWGEDDYFKGRSLDVFISKIRKYLSPDPAIQIENVHGVGFKLRV
- a CDS encoding sensor histidine kinase, which translates into the protein MSRTAFRILIILAVVSIAGILLIQLFWMKRAFDIRNQQFDRNVKSALLNVNEALSDLNAEVARTEAIEQISSNYFVVNINNKISPATLEGLLLREFEQRSITEGFEYGIFDCSNSQMVYGEYLELGDSESEKPGMGSFPELNKDEYYFGVYFPNKTTGLVSQMGIWIYSSVTLLVVVLFFGFSLFLISRQKRLSEVQKDFINNMTHEFRTPLSTLAVSAEVLKSPEILSQPDRLSTYAEIVERETFRLQGQVDRVLQMANVSKEQIELKKESVDLSDLMQELKQRYEVANPSAELRLDFEGDLPLVHGDALHLSNVLSNLLDNAIKYSGEHPFVLVRGFQRKEELILEFEDQGKGISSDQLKMIFQKFYRVPTGNVHDVKGFGLGLYYCKMVMEAHGGKITAKSQLGKGTTVTLSLPIK
- a CDS encoding DUF1573 domain-containing protein, coding for MKNVMIALGLIVALSAFHFASNNFVWSKTIHDFGELKLNEPATAEFEFENSSEFPIIIVSAKGSCGCTIADYTKGEIQPGEKGSVSATYNAAKLGSFQKSVTVQPSIGEPIKLLIKGEVVE
- a CDS encoding tetratricopeptide repeat protein codes for the protein MKLNSVFLLLGFLALLSCTKKELEYESNAPTPTVSLQDADFVGAETCKSCHEAEYENWKGSHHDDAMKVADSTSVKGDFSGVSFASNGVKYHFFMEDGNYMVNTQDGDGQYKDFKIEYTFGTTPLQQYLVPFPNGAYQTLQAAWDDQKNQWFDVQARFEIDTTEWLHWTRGAARWNTMCADCHSTNVHKNYNASTDSYHTTFDEINVACESCHGPGSKHVDYYQNEKKGENPPFDMKTGMESEELVDKCARCHSRRGQITEYFDYTGNFLDHYQPALLTSDIYELDGQIMDEDYVYNSFIQSKMYQNGVSCRDCHDVHSLKLKKQGNALCMQCHEPKYDSPAHHFHESNSPAGQCINCHMTGRTYMGNDFRRDHSFRVPRPDQSVKYGTPNACNGCHADKSAKWASDIIVEKFGPNRPEHFSDELLPGYHGDNQALLALIENDAYPDVARATAVNYLGPAASQQELQKITGFLRDSSALVRREVVQALSNRPDINAMSYVQPLINDSIRLVRISAANYMLRLDPQASTQPSYRDAIEENLQALEMQADFASGQHGLGVYYETIGQPEAAIDAYRKAIKIDNFYNQARMNLALLLYNQGRVEEAVGLYQTVTSQEPEYSYSYYMLGLLYNEQGDLANAMKYLKLATQKEPRNPRAFYNYATMLYQQKQFAEAVKVAQESELYFGMGEEMLYVKMLAQMESGSIREAMKSCEKLMEMAPNNPQYGQIFSQLKTNM
- the map gene encoding type I methionyl aminopeptidase, whose amino-acid sequence is MIHYKSKEEIELMRESAQIVSKTLGVLAAEVKPGVTPLQLDAIAETCIRDHGAVPGFLGLYDFPNTLCMSLNEQVVHGIPGDKPLQEGDVISIDCGALKNGFYGDHAYTFEVGEVAPEVKQLLKVTKECLDLGIAQVKKGNRIGDVSFAIQQHAEKHGYGVVRELVGHGLGKKMHESPEVPNFGKRGRGPLIKDGLVIAIEPMINLGTKDVRQLSDGWTIITGDKKPSAHFEHDVAVVDGKADVLSTFDYIEEALKKVGV
- a CDS encoding Ezrin/radixin/moesin family protein produces the protein MKNILAAFAVLIALGVSFEASAQMSKKETKEWKKRIKALSPEQYKALLEENKSLKGQLSSLKKEVSGVDEKLAAKDDQIADYQDQVSALRKDLAEAKKNAKSDGGEQQVATRGIGVPAKGVLFKVQIGAFAKKDLSKFAQNNPAFEVDDDDDIMRYTVGAFQDYWEADTFKKYLREIGVSDAFIVAYKDGKRVPIKEVLEGVI
- the fumC gene encoding class II fumarate hydratase, with product MEYRIEKDTMGEVQVPADKYWGAQTQRSKMNFKIGGDSMKMPIEIIKAFAILKKSAAETNCQLGVLDKEKSDLIGQVCDEILEGKLDDQFPLVVWQTGSGTQSNMNSNEVIANRAHVIKGGSLTDDKKFIHPNDDVNKSQSSNDTFPTAMHIAGYKMIVETTLPKVQKLRDTLNEKAEAFKDVVKIGRTHFMDATPLTLGHEFSGYVAQLDFGIKALKNTLPHLSELALGGTAVGTGLNTPQGYAELVAEKIAGHAGLPLVTAQNKFEALAAHDAIVESHGALKQLAVSLMKIGNDIRMLSSGPRSGIGEIVIPENEPGSSIMPGKVNPTQCEALTMVCAQVLGNDVAVSAGGMTGHFELNVFKPMMVYNLLNSARLIGDACESFNDNCAVGIEPNHPVIEEKLEKSLMLVTALNTHIGYENAAKIAKKAHKEGTTLREAALALELVTNEQFDEWVVPADMVGSLKG
- a CDS encoding RNA methyltransferase, which codes for MRKLKNEELNRPTIDEFKAQPKHDVILILDSIRSLNNVGSAFRTSDAFNVKKIYLCGITGQPPHRDIHKTALGATDSVEWEHVKDTKTAVKQLQEEQWTVWAVEQAEGATMLDEFTPATEGKYAFVFGNEVFGVEQDVVDACDGCLEIPQYGTKHSLNISVTIGVVLWHYIISKT